The Orrella daihaiensis genome contains the following window.
CGCTTGGGCGAGGCGGCTTTGGCGCAGCGCCATGAGGATGTTGAAAAACGCCATGATCAAATCACGCATGAACAACCGGTTCGCATCGAACCCGCTGTGGCGAGCGTGCCAAAATCTGAGCGGGTCCAAAAAGAAAGGCAGCAGTCGTTGTTTCAGGAGGCGGCTGCTGGCGATTTGCCTGAAGTCAGTTTGCTGGATGCGCCACCAGAGATGGTCGAGACCGTATCGCCTGAGACCATTGAATTCACTTCGCGGCTGATCGAGAAAAAACTCTCCGACTTCGGTGTTCAGGTGACGGTGGTGGCCGCGCAAGCTGGGCCGGTGATCACCCGATATGAGATTGAGCCTGCCACGGGTGTCAAAGGCAGTCAGATTGTTAACCTCGCTAAAGACCTTGCACGCGCGCTGAGCTTGGTCAGTATTCGGGTGGTGGAGACGATCCCTGGCAAGAACCTGATGGGCCTAGAGCTGCCCAACCCCAAGCGGCAAATGGTCAAACTCTCGGAGATTCTTGGCTCCCAAACCTATCACGCCAGTGCATCACTTTTAACCATGGCCCTTGGCAAAGATATCGCCGGTAATCCGGTGGTGGCTGATCTGGCCAAAATGCCTCACTTACTCGTGGCTGGTACCACGGGCTCTGGTAAGTCGGTTGGCATTAACGCCATGATTTTGTCACTGCTTTATAAAGCCGATGCCAGCCACACGCGGTTGATTCTGATTGATCCGAAGATGCTTGAGATGAGTGTCTACGAGGGCATCCCGCATCTGCTGGCACCGGTGGTGACCGACATGCGTCAGGCTGCCAACGCGCTGAATTGGTGTGTCGCTGAAATGGAAAAGCGCTACAAGCTCATGAGCAAAATGGGTGTGCGCAATCTCAGTGGCTTTAATACCAAAATCCGTGATGCAAAAAAGCGCGATGAGGTGATACCCAACCCGTTTTCATTAACGCCCGAGGCGCCAGAGCCATTGTCCGAGCTACCTACCATTGTGGTGGTGATCGATGAGCTTGCCGACCTGATGATGGTGGTTGGTAAAAAGATTGAAGAATTAATCGCTCGTCTCGCGCAAAAAGCCAGGGCGGCCGGCATCCATCTGGTGCTGGCCACGCAGCGTCCGAGCGTGGATGTCATCACTGGACTGATCAAGGCCAATATCCCAACTAGAATCGCTTTTCAGGTGTCTTCCAAAGTCGATTCACGTACTATTCTGGACCAGATGGGTGCTGAGACCCTTCTGGGTCAGGGTGACATGCTCTACATGCCGCCGGGTACCGGTCTGCCAGTTCGTGTGCACGGGGCTTTTGTGTCAGACGACGAAGTGCATCGGGTGGTCGAGTCCCTCAAGGCACAAGGCGAGCCCAACTATATTGAAGGTCTGCTAGAGGGGGGTGTGGCTGGCGAGACCGGTGACGGTGTTGGTAGCGTCACGGGCTTTACGGATGCTGAGGCAGACCCGTTATATGACCAGGCCGTCGCGATTGTTTTAAAGAACAAGCGCGCTTCTATTTCACTGGTGCAGCGTCATTTGCGTATCGGCTATAACCGTGCAGCGCGATTGCTTGAGCAAATGGAGCAGGCTGGCGTGGTGTCGAGCATGCAGTCCAACGGCAATCGTGAGATTCTTGCCCCTGCGGGCCCTTCCGATGAAGATTAAGTGCATGACAGGTGCCAACGCCTCGGTTCGTCGACGCTTGCTGGTTGGCCTTGGCGTGTTGGCCTTGTCAGGGGGGGCGGCTTGGGCGGCACCCGCGATTGAACAGTTCGAACAGTTCGTACAGACAGTACCAGCTGCGCGCGGCACGTTCGAGCAATTCACCGTCGGCCCCGATGGGCGCACGAGTCGCGCACAAACCGGTGTCTTTGCATTCGATCGGCCCGGCAAGTTTCGTTGGGATATCCAGACACCCCAACCACAGTTAGTGGCCAGTGACGGACGCACGCTGTACCAGCATGACCCTGATTTGCAACAGTTGACCGTGCGCGCACTTGATCAATCGATTGGGAGTTCGCCGGCTGCAATCTTGTTTGGACAGGGCAAATTGCAAGATGCTTTTGAAGTGTCTGAGTTGCCAGATGACGATGGCATGATGTGGTTACGTGCCGTACCCAAACGGCCAGACGCCGGTTTGACACAACTCGACATTGGCATGCGCGAAGGTCGGCCAGCTCGACTGCTATTAGTTGACGGCTTCGGGCAGACCACGCGGATCGAGCTTTTAACGCTGCGTGCGCAATCGGAGTTCGGTGCCAATGAGTTCGTCATTGACCCGCCACCGGACACCGATGTTATCCGGTTGCAATAACCATCATGGCGGACCTGTTTAGCCGCGAACCCAAAGCGCCACTGGCCGAGCAGATGCGTCCGCGCACGCTAGATGATGTGGTGGGTCAACAGCATCTGATCGGCCCGGGCAAGCCATTGCGCATAGCATTTGAGGCCGGCGAGCCCCACTCCATGATTCTCTGGGGGCCACCTGGCGTTGGTAAAACCACCTTGGCCCGCTTGATGGCGGATTTATTTGATTGCGCCTTTATTGCGATATCGGCGGTGTTTGCAGGTGTGAAGGACATCCGGGCTGCGATGGACCAGGCTCAACAAACACTGGATACCACCGGTCGACAAACGCTTTTGTTTGTGGACGAGATTCATCGCTTTAACAAGTCGCAGCAAGATGCACTATTGCCATTCGTTGAGTCAGGTCTGGTCGTCTTCGTTGGCGCCACCACAGAAAACCCTGGGTTTGAGGTTAACCGGGCATTGTTGTCGCGCGCACAAGTACATGTGCTTAAAGCCATCGAGGATGATGATCTCAGGCTGCTGGCTCGCAGAGCACTGGCGCGCGAACAAGTCCCGATCGAGCTTGATGCAGGGGCATTGAACTGGCTGGTCACACAGTCCGATGGAGATGCCAGGCGATTGCTGAACCAGCTCGAAATCGTCCTGCAGTCGTTTGATACGGGTGTTGTTGATGAGCATCAGCTTGCCAGTGTGCTGAGTCAGTCAGGACGTGCATTCGATAAAGGTGGGGACAACTTTTACGATCAGATATCAGCCTTGCACAAATCGGTCCGTGGGTCTGACCCCGATGCTGCATTGTATTGGCTCGCACGCATGCTTGATGGCGGCGCTGATGCTCGTTATCTGGCCAGACGCATTATTCGCATGGCCTGGGAGGATATTGGGTTGGCAGACCCACGAGCGATTCAGATCGCCCACGATGCAGCTGATGCGTTTGATCGGCTTGGATCGCCAGAGGGTGAACTGGCGCTGGGTCAGGCGGTGATTTATCTGTCTGTGGCGGCTAAGAGCAACGCGGGCTATAAGGCTTACAACCAGGCCAGAGCATTTGTCGCGCAGGACCGCTCTCGCGAGGTACCCAATCACCTGCGCAATGCCCCGACCAAACTAGCCAAGGACTTGGGGCATTCCCAAGGCTATCGCTATGCCCACGATGAGCCCGATGGGTTTGCCGCTGGTCAACGCTATTTGCCCGATGATATGCCTGCACCTGACTGGTATCAGCCCGTTAATCGGGGGCTAGAGATCAATATTTCACAAAAACTTAGGCAATTGCGCGAGCTTGATGAGCAGGCAAGAATGCGTGACTCGGACGCAGAGGGTTAGTTCGGCGGGTAAGTTGGGCGTTGCTGAGCCTATGAGATGGGTTTTTTTGTAACTAAGTGTTAGGTTTGTTACATCTGTCGTGGTTTAATCGGCAGAAATCACGCTAAACCGCGGCGCATGACCTGCCGCCCTGATAGACGGAAACCCACATGGAATGGTTTGATGCCCTGAACTTGTCTAGGTTGCAGTTCGCGTTTACGGTCGCGCTGCACATCATTTTCCCGGCGTTTACGATCGGATTGGCCAGTTACCTCTTCGTGCTAAATGGTTTGCATCATTTCACGCGCAAGACGGTTTACCTCGATCTCTTTAACTACTGGAAGAAGATTTTTGCCCTCTCGTTCGGCATGGGTGTGGTGTCCGGCCTAGTCATGACCTATCAGTTCGGTACCAACTGGAGTGTGTTTGCCGATAAGGTTGGTCCGATTCTGGGTCCGATCATGGGCTATGAGGTACTCACGGCGTTTTTCCTGGAAGCCGGTTTCCTAGGGGTGATGCTGTTTGGCCGGCAGAAAGTTGGCGAGCGCCTGCATTTGTTTGCCACGGGCATGGTGGCGTTTGGCACTTTTGCCTCGGCATTCTGGATTCTTTCCATCAATAGCTGGATGCAAACACCAGACGGCTTTGCAATCAATGAGGCTGGGCAGTTCATCCCGGTCGATTGGATGAAAGTCATCTTCAACCCCTCATTCCCCCACCGGTTTGCTCACATGGTGCTGGCGGCCTACTTGACCACAGCATTTGTCGTCGGTGGCGTCGGTGCCTACCATCTGCTTAAGCTGCGCGCCGGCAAGGCTGATGGCTCCATGAGTGTGGAGGCGGTCAAGAAGATGTTCTCGATGGCGATGTGGATGGCGGCCATCGTGACCCCTATCCAGATCTTCGCCGGTGACTCTCAGGGCCTAAATACCTTGCAGCACCAGCCCATGAAAATAGCGGTCATTGAAGGTCACTTCGAATCAGAAAAGCCGGCTGGCCTGGTGCTATTTGGCATTCCCAATGAAGAAGAAGCCAAAATGGAGTACAAGGTCGAGATTCCGCTGTTGGGCAGTATTATTTTGCGGCACAGTCTGACCGGTGGTTTGCAGGGGCTTGATGCGTTTCCCAGAGCTGACTGGCCACCGATGGCACCGCCTTTCTATGCTTTCAGGGTCATGGTGGGGATCGGGTTCCTGATGCTCGCCGTTGGACTCTGGAGTTTGTATTTGCGCCGCAAGGGCAAGCTTTATGACACGCCACTGATGTTAAAGGCTGCGCTTTTGATGTCACCGGCAGGATTTGTGGCAGTGATTGCCGGCTGGATTGTGACCGAGGTCGGGCGCCAGCCATATACCGTCTATGGATTGCTGCGCACCGAAGACTCGCTCTCACCAATCACCACATCCATGGTAGCCACCAGCCTGGTGGCCTTTGTGGTGGTCTATTTCACGCTGTTTACGGCCGGCTTGGTCTACATCCTGAGGCAGATGCGACAGCCGCCGGTGGCGTCCGAACCCACCATGGACGTCAAACTGCCCACTCGTGCGGCTGGCTTTGTGCCGCCGTCTCTGGCCCGTAAACCCCAAGCCGCAAGGAGCAATCATGATTGACTTTCCATTGATTTGGGCAGGGCTGATTGCATTTGCTCTTCTGGCTTACGTGGTGCTAGACGGGTTTGACCTGGGTGTGGGGATTCTATTTCCGTTTGTTAAAGGGCAGGACAACCGTGATCAGATGATGAATTCGGTGGCGCCGGTCTGGGATGGCAATGAGACCTGGCTGGTGTTGGCTGGCGGAGGTTTGTTTGCTGTGTTTCCGCTGGCGTATTCAATCATCATGCCCGCACTCTACATCCCCATCTTTTTGATGCTGTTGGCACTTGTGTTTCGTGGCGTCGCCTTTGAGTTCAGGTTCAAAGTGCGTGGCAAGTCCAACTTCTGGGATCTGGCATTTGCCGGCGGCTCAACCGTGGCGGCCTTTGCACAAGGCATGGTGCTTGGTGGCATCGTGGAAGGGATCGCGGTGCAAGGTCGTTCGTATGCTGGTGGTGCGTGGGATTGGTTCTCACCGTTTGCGGTGTTAACTGGCTTGGCATTGGTGGTAGGTTATGCGCTGTTGGGTGCAACTTGGTTAATTCTTAAAACCGAGGGTGAGGTCCAGCAGCATGCCAAACGGTATGCGCCACGCTTGTTAATTCTCGTGTTAGCTGCCATGGTGGTATTAAGTGTCTGGACAGCGACCCTGCATGAGTACTACTTGCAACGCTGGCTGGTGTGGCCTGACCGTTTGTACACCCTGATTGTGCCGGTGTTGGTGTTGGCGTGTGCTTTTGCGGTATTTGATGGGCTAAAGCGTAACCGTCCGGGCAAGCCCTATCTGGCAGCAGTGGGGCTGTTTGTGGTGTCCTACATCGGCCTTGCCATGAGTCTGTTTCCTTACCTCGTGCCGCCGTCGGTGACGCTTTGGGAGGCGGCCGCACCCGACAAGTCTTTGCAGTTCTTGTTGGTGGGTAGTGTGGTGCTGATCCCAACGATTCTGGCTTATACCGCCTATTCGTATTGGGTCTTTAGGGGCAAGGTTGGCGACAGCCATGGATACCATGGATGATGGCCATCGCGGTGGCGAGGCGCCAAGGCCAGCATGGCAGCGTGTTGGCTGGTTCGTTTTGTTGTGGGCAGCCGGTGCTGGTCTGTTGTGGCTGATCAGCCTCGTGATTCGTTGGGCGGTGGTGCCAGATTGATCGGTGCGCAGCGCCAATGAGTTGTCGTGGCTGGCAAGGCTACAATGCAACTTTGATGACTATCTGCCTTCGTAGCGACCATGCTTGATCCTGTTTTGCTGAGAAAAAACCTTGACCTTGTTGTCGAGCGATTAGCCACACGTGGCGTGACATTTGATGTGGCGTCCTTTAATGAGCTCGAATCGCAACGCAAGGCGATTCAAACCGAGACTGAAACGCTGCAAGCCCAGCGCAACACCCTGGCCAAGCAAATCGGTGCCTTGAAATCCAAAGGCGAGGATGCTTCTGAGGTCATGGCGCAGTCTCAGACAATCCCCGGCAAGCTCAAGGCACTCGAAGAGTCGTTGTATCAAATCCAGGCGCAATTAAATGCGCTGCTGTTGGCAACACCGAATTTGCCACATGAGTCGGTGCCGCTGGGCAAAGACAGTGATGACAACGTCGAGCTGCGGCGCTGGGTGCCAACGCCCGATGCGCAAGGCAATCCTGCGTCACTGGGTTTTGAAGCAAAAGACCATGTCGATATCGGCGAGCCACTGGGCCTGGATTTTGAAGTGGGTGCCAAGCTGTCTGGTGCAAGGTTCAGTTTCATGCGTGGCCAGATGGCGCGTTTGCACCGTGCGCTGGCGCAATTCATGTTGGATTTGCAGACTGGACAGCATGGTTATACCGAGTGCTATACCCCCTACATCGTGAATGCGTCCACGCTCGTGGGTACAGGTCAGTTGCCAAAGTTTCGCGAGGACATGTTCTGGGTGACGCGTGGTGGTGAGGTAGATGAGGGTGCTCAAGAGCAGTTCTTGATTTCTACTTCCGAGATTACGTTAACGAGCATGGTGCGTGACTCGATCGTGGCGCAAGCAGAGCTTCCGATCAAGCTAACGGCGCACACACCCTGCTTCCGTTCTGAAGCAGGCAGTGGCGGACGAGATGTTCGTGGATTGATTCGCCAGCATCAATTCGACAAAGTTGAAATGGTGCAGATTGTTCATCCCGAGCAGTCTTATGAAGCGCTCGATGAAATGGTCGGCCACGCCGAAGCCGTCTTGCAAGCACTTGGACTGCCATACCGCGTGATGCAGTTGTGCACGGGCGACATGGGATTTGGCGCCACCAAGACCTACGATCTCGAAGTCTGGATTCCTGCACAAAACACTTGGCGTGAAATCTCATCGGTCTCGAATTGCGAGGCGTTTCAAGCCAGACGTATGCAGGCGCGTTTCCGGCCAGCCTCTGGTAAGCCGGAGTACGTCCACACGTTAAATGGATCAGGTCTGGCGGTGGGCAGAGCCCTGGTGGCGGTGCTTGAGAATTACCAGCAGGCAGACGGATCAGTGCTTGTGCCCGAGGTTTTGCGGCCATATATGGGTGGCGCCGATCGATTGGTGCCTTAGGCTTTTGCCGGCAGCGTAGCCAAAACCTCGCCCTTGACCTATCCTTGCGTCTTTATGCATAAAACCACGGGATAGTTGTTTATGGACCTCGCCTCATTTGACTCCATTCACCGCAAGCCGGTGATGGCTCGCAATTTAATTGCCACCTCTCAGCCCCTGGCCTCCCAGGCTGGTGCAGCTGCGTTCGCGCGCGGTGGTAATGCCATCGATGCAGTCTTGGCCGCAGCGATCACGTTGACCGTGGTTGAACCCGTCATGAACGGGATTGGTGGTGATGCGTTTGCCATTTTGTGGGATGGCAAACAGTTGCACGGCATGAATGGTTGTGGTCGTGCGCCAGCGGGTTGGACACCCGAGCGTTTCAAGAGCTTGAAGGCTATGCCCAAGCAAGGCTGGGAGACGGTCACTGTGCCTGGCCAAGTGGCAGCGTGGGCGGACTTGTCAGAGCGATTTGGTGCGTTACCGTTTGAAGATCTGTTTGTCGATGCGATTCGCCATGCGATGGACGGATTCCCGGTCTCGCCCGTGATTGCCAAGCAATGGCATCAGGCCACCATTGATTTGGGCCACGAGCCAGGGTTCGCCGCATTCATGCCGCAGGGGCGGGCACCTAAAGCGGGTGAGATTTGGCGTTTTGCGGATCAGGCCGTGACGCTGCGTGAGATCGCCCGCACGCGAGGCCGTTCCTTTTATGAAGGTCGGCTGGCCCAACAGATAACGGCTTTCGCGAAAGAATGTGGTGCATCTTTGACGCTGGATGACTTGGCTGGACAACAAACGCAATGGGTGCAGCCGATCGGCCAAACCTATCATGATGTGACCGTCCACGAAATCCCGCCCAATGGTCAGGGCATCGCCGCTTTGATTGCGCTTGGCATTTTGAAGCACCTGCCCTATGAGCAGACCAAGCCTGGATCGGCTGAACGGGCACACCTTGAAATCGAGGTCATGCGTCTGGCGTTTGCAGACCTGTATGCTCATGTTGGGGATCCTGATCACATGCGCATGAGTTCAGAGGATCTACTCAATGATGCATATTTGAAGCAGCGTGCCAGTCTTGTCGACCCGAACAAAGCAGGGCAGTATCCTTCTGGCCAGCCTGGCTCTGGTGGCACGGTCTATTTGTGTGCAGCAGACGCACAAGGCCGGATGATTTCTTATATTCAATCCAACTTCAAGGGGTTTGGTTCCGGCGTGGTTGTACCAGGGACCGGTATTTCGCTACACAACCGGGGCATGGCGTTTAGCCTTGAGCCAGGTCACCCGAATCAGGTCGCTCCCGGCAAACGACCGCTGCACTCTATCATTCCAGCCTTTATGACCCGTGATGGCAAGCCTTTAATGGCATTTGGGGTGATGGGTGGCAACATGCAGGCCCAAGGACACTTGCAGGTGACTTTGCGGTGTGCCGTTGAAGGATTGAATCCGCAGGCGGCGTCAGATGCGCCTCGTTGGCGTATTAATGATGTTGGTGAGCTGATCATGGAGGCCGAATGGCCAGCGTCAGTCATCGAGCAGCTCAAAACCATGGGCCATAACCCCAAAGTGCAACCTAATAACAGCATCGATTTCGGGAGTGCCCAATTGATTGCGCAGTTGCCTTCACATGCTGGCGAGACCGTGGCTTACGTGGGTGGTTCAGATACGCGACGCGACGGTCAAGTCATTGGTTATTGAAAACCAAAGGCATCAGGAGCTCAGCGGCAATGATTTCTTCAACACGCGCCTTCGACATTGATGATACAGCGAAGGCTTGGGTTAGCCATGGCAAGTTTGTCATCGATGGTGCTTCCCATGGACCGTTAAGTGGT
Protein-coding sequences here:
- a CDS encoding DNA translocase FtsK — protein: MSKVTAASARAGRSARSSRNVRNGPSPLQLRVLSFLREARWVLFALLAAWLALVLATWSPADPGWSHSATQSVLVNRGGILGAYTADILYYLLGFSAWWLVVLLLHRVYAGYRRLVHHFRDEGDQALDRVRWEQGVGFVLVLAGSVGLESLRLASLGVDLPSKTATISGAGGVIGYAWSSLLNMLVGFTGSTLILIAMLVIGSSLFFGFSWMMVCERLGTWLERGVMGIYYAYQARQDRRLGEAALAQRHEDVEKRHDQITHEQPVRIEPAVASVPKSERVQKERQQSLFQEAAAGDLPEVSLLDAPPEMVETVSPETIEFTSRLIEKKLSDFGVQVTVVAAQAGPVITRYEIEPATGVKGSQIVNLAKDLARALSLVSIRVVETIPGKNLMGLELPNPKRQMVKLSEILGSQTYHASASLLTMALGKDIAGNPVVADLAKMPHLLVAGTTGSGKSVGINAMILSLLYKADASHTRLILIDPKMLEMSVYEGIPHLLAPVVTDMRQAANALNWCVAEMEKRYKLMSKMGVRNLSGFNTKIRDAKKRDEVIPNPFSLTPEAPEPLSELPTIVVVIDELADLMMVVGKKIEELIARLAQKARAAGIHLVLATQRPSVDVITGLIKANIPTRIAFQVSSKVDSRTILDQMGAETLLGQGDMLYMPPGTGLPVRVHGAFVSDDEVHRVVESLKAQGEPNYIEGLLEGGVAGETGDGVGSVTGFTDAEADPLYDQAVAIVLKNKRASISLVQRHLRIGYNRAARLLEQMEQAGVVSSMQSNGNREILAPAGPSDED
- a CDS encoding outer membrane lipoprotein carrier protein LolA, encoding MTGANASVRRRLLVGLGVLALSGGAAWAAPAIEQFEQFVQTVPAARGTFEQFTVGPDGRTSRAQTGVFAFDRPGKFRWDIQTPQPQLVASDGRTLYQHDPDLQQLTVRALDQSIGSSPAAILFGQGKLQDAFEVSELPDDDGMMWLRAVPKRPDAGLTQLDIGMREGRPARLLLVDGFGQTTRIELLTLRAQSEFGANEFVIDPPPDTDVIRLQ
- a CDS encoding replication-associated recombination protein A; translated protein: MADLFSREPKAPLAEQMRPRTLDDVVGQQHLIGPGKPLRIAFEAGEPHSMILWGPPGVGKTTLARLMADLFDCAFIAISAVFAGVKDIRAAMDQAQQTLDTTGRQTLLFVDEIHRFNKSQQDALLPFVESGLVVFVGATTENPGFEVNRALLSRAQVHVLKAIEDDDLRLLARRALAREQVPIELDAGALNWLVTQSDGDARRLLNQLEIVLQSFDTGVVDEHQLASVLSQSGRAFDKGGDNFYDQISALHKSVRGSDPDAALYWLARMLDGGADARYLARRIIRMAWEDIGLADPRAIQIAHDAADAFDRLGSPEGELALGQAVIYLSVAAKSNAGYKAYNQARAFVAQDRSREVPNHLRNAPTKLAKDLGHSQGYRYAHDEPDGFAAGQRYLPDDMPAPDWYQPVNRGLEINISQKLRQLRELDEQARMRDSDAEG
- a CDS encoding cytochrome ubiquinol oxidase subunit I — protein: MEWFDALNLSRLQFAFTVALHIIFPAFTIGLASYLFVLNGLHHFTRKTVYLDLFNYWKKIFALSFGMGVVSGLVMTYQFGTNWSVFADKVGPILGPIMGYEVLTAFFLEAGFLGVMLFGRQKVGERLHLFATGMVAFGTFASAFWILSINSWMQTPDGFAINEAGQFIPVDWMKVIFNPSFPHRFAHMVLAAYLTTAFVVGGVGAYHLLKLRAGKADGSMSVEAVKKMFSMAMWMAAIVTPIQIFAGDSQGLNTLQHQPMKIAVIEGHFESEKPAGLVLFGIPNEEEAKMEYKVEIPLLGSIILRHSLTGGLQGLDAFPRADWPPMAPPFYAFRVMVGIGFLMLAVGLWSLYLRRKGKLYDTPLMLKAALLMSPAGFVAVIAGWIVTEVGRQPYTVYGLLRTEDSLSPITTSMVATSLVAFVVVYFTLFTAGLVYILRQMRQPPVASEPTMDVKLPTRAAGFVPPSLARKPQAARSNHD
- the cydB gene encoding cytochrome d ubiquinol oxidase subunit II, encoding MMIDFPLIWAGLIAFALLAYVVLDGFDLGVGILFPFVKGQDNRDQMMNSVAPVWDGNETWLVLAGGGLFAVFPLAYSIIMPALYIPIFLMLLALVFRGVAFEFRFKVRGKSNFWDLAFAGGSTVAAFAQGMVLGGIVEGIAVQGRSYAGGAWDWFSPFAVLTGLALVVGYALLGATWLILKTEGEVQQHAKRYAPRLLILVLAAMVVLSVWTATLHEYYLQRWLVWPDRLYTLIVPVLVLACAFAVFDGLKRNRPGKPYLAAVGLFVVSYIGLAMSLFPYLVPPSVTLWEAAAPDKSLQFLLVGSVVLIPTILAYTAYSYWVFRGKVGDSHGYHG
- the serS gene encoding serine--tRNA ligase; this encodes MLDPVLLRKNLDLVVERLATRGVTFDVASFNELESQRKAIQTETETLQAQRNTLAKQIGALKSKGEDASEVMAQSQTIPGKLKALEESLYQIQAQLNALLLATPNLPHESVPLGKDSDDNVELRRWVPTPDAQGNPASLGFEAKDHVDIGEPLGLDFEVGAKLSGARFSFMRGQMARLHRALAQFMLDLQTGQHGYTECYTPYIVNASTLVGTGQLPKFREDMFWVTRGGEVDEGAQEQFLISTSEITLTSMVRDSIVAQAELPIKLTAHTPCFRSEAGSGGRDVRGLIRQHQFDKVEMVQIVHPEQSYEALDEMVGHAEAVLQALGLPYRVMQLCTGDMGFGATKTYDLEVWIPAQNTWREISSVSNCEAFQARRMQARFRPASGKPEYVHTLNGSGLAVGRALVAVLENYQQADGSVLVPEVLRPYMGGADRLVP
- a CDS encoding gamma-glutamyltransferase family protein, whose protein sequence is MDLASFDSIHRKPVMARNLIATSQPLASQAGAAAFARGGNAIDAVLAAAITLTVVEPVMNGIGGDAFAILWDGKQLHGMNGCGRAPAGWTPERFKSLKAMPKQGWETVTVPGQVAAWADLSERFGALPFEDLFVDAIRHAMDGFPVSPVIAKQWHQATIDLGHEPGFAAFMPQGRAPKAGEIWRFADQAVTLREIARTRGRSFYEGRLAQQITAFAKECGASLTLDDLAGQQTQWVQPIGQTYHDVTVHEIPPNGQGIAALIALGILKHLPYEQTKPGSAERAHLEIEVMRLAFADLYAHVGDPDHMRMSSEDLLNDAYLKQRASLVDPNKAGQYPSGQPGSGGTVYLCAADAQGRMISYIQSNFKGFGSGVVVPGTGISLHNRGMAFSLEPGHPNQVAPGKRPLHSIIPAFMTRDGKPLMAFGVMGGNMQAQGHLQVTLRCAVEGLNPQAASDAPRWRINDVGELIMEAEWPASVIEQLKTMGHNPKVQPNNSIDFGSAQLIAQLPSHAGETVAYVGGSDTRRDGQVIGY